In Dromiciops gliroides isolate mDroGli1 chromosome 4, mDroGli1.pri, whole genome shotgun sequence, one DNA window encodes the following:
- the LOC122725401 gene encoding small ubiquitin-related modifier 2-like, producing MANEKPKEGVKTENKDHINLKVAGQDGSLVQFKIKRHTALSKLMKSYCERQDTPAQLEMKDEDTIDVFQ from the exons ATGGCCAATGAAAAGCCAAAGGAAGGAGTCAAGACTGAAAACAAGGACCACATTAATTTGAAGGTGGCAGGACAAGATGGTTCGTTGGTGCAATTTAAGATTAAGAGGCACACAGCACTTAGTAAACTAATGAAATCCTATTGTGAACGACAGG ACACACCTGCACAGTTGGAAATGAAGGATGAAGATACAATTGATGTATTCCAGTAG